The stretch of DNA GGAGGAGTTGTTGTTCGGCAGTTCGGTGGGAACGGGCTCGCTCCAGGTGGAGCCGTCGTCCGTGGAGCGGGATTCGTAGATCGAGTCCGCCCAGCGGCTGCGGAACAGGGCCAGCAGGGAGCCGTCGGCCACGGGCTGGATGTTCATGTGGACACAGCCCAGGCTGCCGGGCAGCACGTGTTCGCTCCAGGTGGCGCCGGCGTCGTCGGAGATCATCACCGCGCTGTCGTCGCTGTTGCCCACCCATTTCTCCCCCGGCGTCGTGATGCAGCGGAAGATGGGGACGATCAGGCGGCCGGACGGCAGCACCACCGGCAGTTGGCGGACGAACACGCCGCCCGTGTCGTTCGCCGGGAACAGCGTTTCCACCGGTCCCCAGGTGCGGCCGCTGTCCGTGGATATACGACGGCGGACCTCGGCCGTGTCCTGGTTGCCCGCCTTCTGCGCGGTGTAGAGCAGCCATAGGGACGTGTCGGGGGCAGCGAACAGGATGGGGTTCTGCTCCGAGCGGGTGGGGTCGTCCGAAAGCTGCGCCGGCTCGGACCATTGGCTGCTGCCGGGCTCCAGGGTGGAGAACCAGATGGAGATGTCCGGCACGCCTTCCTGGGTGCCGCCGAACCAGACACAGCCCAGCCGGCCATCCGGCAGGGTAAGCAGGTTGGCCGCGTGGCTCTGCACGGTGGGCGCCGGCAGGTAGGCGAAATCGGCGCCGTCCGCGCGCTTCACGGCTCCGTCCGGCGTGATGGTGCTGTAGGCGTCGCTGAGCGTGTTGTGCATGAGGTTCAGTCCTCCTTGGTTCCGGCAGCGGAGGTGGCGGCGTCGAGGTGGGACTTGGCGATCTGTTCCAGGTGCGTCAGGTCCGAGGCGACGGTGGTGAACGTGTAGCCCTGCTGCAGCCGTTGCGCGGCGACGGTGCCCGCCGGCGTATGGATGCCGGCAGCGATGCCCGCGGAGGCGGCTGCCTCGGCGATGGTTTCCAGTGCGGCGTTGAACTCGGCGTCAACGGCGGGGTCCCCGGGGAACGCACCGCCCACCGCGATGGCCAGGTCCGACGGTCCGACATAAATGCCGTCGAGGCCCGGGGTGGCACAGATTTCCTTGACGTTGGCCAGGCCCTCAGGCGTCTCGATCATGGCGAACACCAGGGTGGCGGTGTTGGCGTCGGCAGGCTTCGGCCCGATCCGCAGTGCCGAGCGCATGGGCCCGTACGAGCGGCGGCCCATCGGCGGGTACTTCCCGGCGGCAACTGCGGCTGCGGCATCCTCGGCGTTGTTGATCAGCGGGACGATGACGCCCACGGCACCGGCGTCGAGCGCCTTGCCGATCGCGGTGAAGTCGTTGGCCTCCACCCGGACCATGCCGACGGCGGTGTGCCCGGCGTCGATGGCCATCAGCCCGTTGAGCACGCCCGAGTAGCCGAGCAGCCCGTGCTGCGCGTCGAGGGCCACGTAGTCGTAGCCGAGCCGGCCGATGCGTTCGGTGGCCACGGGCGCGTCCAGCACTGCCCAGTAACCCACGGCCTGTTCCCGGGCGCGGATTCTGCGGGCGAATTCAGTGGCCAGTTCGGATGTCATGGAGATCTTCTACCTTCGGTTTTGGTGTTCGATGGACGGCGTGGGGTGCGGGGTTCTAAGAGAAGAGGGCGTCAGCGGTTGTAGGCGGGCATCGGGCCCCGCAGCGAGCTGCCGACGGCGTCGCAGGCTTCCACGACGTCGGCGGGCAGCGGACCGTTGGCCACGGCGGCGATGTTGGCGCGGAGCTGTTCCACCTTGGACCCGCCCAGCAGCATGGAGCCCACGCCGTCGCGGTAGGCCAGCCAGCGCAGCGACAGCTCGGCCAAGGTGATGCCTGCTCCTGAAGCGATCCGGGACAGCTCCTCGATCGCGTCGAACAGCTGCCGGTCCCAGTAGCGCTGGGTGTACATTGCGGCGAGCTTCGAGTCGCCGTAGCGGCCCTCGGTGGGCTTGGCGTCGAAGCTGTGCTTGCCCGTGAGGAGCCCGCCGCCCAGCGGGTTGTAGACCATGGTGTGCACATTGTGCGTGGCGGCGAATTCGAGGTATTCCTCCTCCAGCCGGCGCGCCACCAGGTTGTAGAGCTGCTGCGCAACGACAGGCTGCGGCGCCCCTACCTCACGTGCCACGTGGATGACGTCGGCGATCTGCCAGGCGGCGAAGTTGGAGACGCCCAGGGCGCCGATCTTCCCCTCGGCCACCAGCTCGGCCACCGTGGAAAGAGTGGAGTGCAGCGGCGTGGCCCGGTCCGGCTGGTGCAAGTAGAACAGGTCGATGCTGTCCACCCCAAGCCGGCGCAGGCTCCCCTCCACGCTGGAACGCAGCCCGGCCGGAGACAACGGCGAGTTGGAACCGTGGTCCGCGTGCGGCATGCCCGCCTTGGAGGCGAGAATCACGTCGTCGCGCCGTTCCTTCAACAGGCGCGAGAGCATCTCCTCGGTGGTGCCGCCCACGTAGGCGTTGGCGGTGTCGATGGTGGTGATGCCGGCGTCGAGCGCTTCCTGCACCATCCGCCCGGCGGTGGCCTCGTCGACGGTGTCGCCGAACGTCATGGTTCCCAGGACCAGCCGGGAAATCGGAAGTTTCAGGCCGTCCACCTGGGTGCCTTCGGGCTGCTTGTTCATGCGTTGGTTCCTCGTGGTTGCGTAGTCGTCGGTGGGAGTCGGTGGGAAGGGTGCTGGGAAAGGGGGCTCAGCTGGCTTGGTTGGCGAGCGCCAGGGAGCGGACCAGGTGCCGCGGCTTCAGGCCCTGCATGGTGGAGGGGTCCAGCGCCGCACGGCGCAGTTTGCGGGTGTAGTCCTCCTTGGGGGCGGTCAGGACGGACGCGGTGGTGCCGTGCTCAACCAGCTTGCCGCGCTGCATCACCATGACGCTATCGCTGATTTCCTGCACCACCCCAAGGTTGTGCGAGATGAACACGTAGGTGATGCCCGTTTCGTCCTGGATGGACTTCAGCAGCCGGAGCACCTGCGCCTGCACGGACACGTCCAGGGCGCTGGTGGCTTCATCGCAGACCAGCAGTTCGGGCTTGGATGCGAGCGCCCGGGCGATCCCGATGCGCTGGCGCTGGCCGCCGGAGAACTCCGCCGGGTGCTTGTCCAGGGACTGGATGGGCAGGCCCACCTGGTCGATGAGCTTGGCGGCGGCCTTGTGCCGCTCCGCCTTGGACCGCACGCCCTGCAGCTTCAGCGGTTCGGCCACGATTTCCTGTGCGGTCATGTGCGGGTCCAGCGATCCGTAGGGGTCCTGGAACACCATCTGGAACTTCGAGCGCATGGGACGGAGCTTTGATTCGCTCATGGCGGCGATGTCCGTCCCGTCGAGTTCGATCCGGCCGCCGGTGGGCGTGACCAGCCGCATCAGCGCCTTGGCCACGGTGGATTTGCCGCAGCCGGATTCACCCACGACGGCGATCGTCTTGCCTTTGTCCACCGAGAAGGACACGTCGTCGACGGCCCGGAAGGTGCCGCCGGGCACGTGGTAGTCCACCACGAGGTTTTCGACGGCGAGGAACGGCTTAGTCATGGCTTGCTCCGGTCTGGGTCAGGGCAGGATCAGTGGTTTCGGGGGCGGCGTGGGCGCCGCGGGAACGGCGTCCGGTTGGACGGCGCGGGGAGGCGTCGGGGGTCTCGTCCCACGGCCCCAGGACGGGCACGGCGGCCAGCAGGGCGCGGGTGTACTCGGTGGCGGGGTGGTCCACGATCTGCTGGACCTCGCCGGACTCGACGAACGAGCCGTCCTTCATCACGTGGATGCGGTCCGAGATCAGCCGGGCCACACCGAGATCGTGCGTGATCATCAGGATGCCGATGCCGCGCTGTTCCTGCAGTTCCAGCAGCAGGTCCAGGATGCCGCCCTGCACCGTGACGTCCAGGGCCGACGTCGGCTCGTCCGCCACCAGCAGCTGCGGCTCGCTGGCCAGGGCAATGGCGATCAGGACGCGCTGGAGCATGCCGCCGGAAAGCTGGTGCGGGTACTTTTTCAGCTGCTTTTCCGGAGTGGGGATGTGCACCTGCTGCAGCAGGCGGACGGCCCGGGCCTGCAGGGCTCCCTTGTCCTTGGAGGCGGCCCCGGCGATCCGGATGGCCTCGAACAGCTGGCTGCCGATCGAGTGGACCGGACTGAGCGCCGTCATGGGGTCCTGCGGGATCAGGGCGAGGGTCTTGCCGCGCACCTTGCCGATGGCCTTGGGATCGGCGGTGATGTCGACGCCGTCGATCAGCACGGTGCCGGACAGCACCGCAAGGTCCTCGGGCAGCAGGCGGAGGATGCCCATCGCCGTCGTCGACTTGCCGGAACCGGACTCACCGATGATGGTGACCGTCTCTCCCCGGTGGATCCTGAAGCTGACGGAGTCCACGGCGCGGATGATGCCGGCGTCGGTGATCAGTTCCACCTGGAAGTCGCGGACTTCAAGGAGCGGCTGTTCCCGGTGGGCGGAAGTCTCGGGTTGTGCGGTCATGTCAGGCACCCTTCTTCTTGCGGCGGGGACGGTCGCGGAGGCCGTCGCCCAGCAGGTTCACGCCCACCACCATGAGCACGATGACGAGGCCGGGCAGGGTGACCATCCACCAGGAGGTGGTGATGTAGTCCTGGCCGTCGGAGATGATGCGGCCCCAGGTGGCGAAGGGTCGCTGCGGGCCGGCGCCGAGGAAGCTGAGCGCGCTTTCCAGCAGCACGGCCTGGGCCAGCAGGAGCAGGACCACCAGCGTGGCCTGCTTGATCACGTTGGGGATGATGTGCTGGATCAGGATCTGGATCCGGTGCAGGCCCAGGATCCGCGCGGCGGAGACGTAGGGCTTCTCGCGTTCCACCAGCACCATGGAGCGGGTGAGACGGGCGACTTCCGGCCATTGGGCGATGGCGATCACGAAGGTGATGACCGGGATGGAGGGGCCGAACAGGGCCACCACCAGCAGCAGCATCATGAGCAGCGGCAGGGACATCTGCGCCTCGAGGACACGGGAGACGATGGTGTCCACCCAGCCGCCGAAGTAGCCGGCGGCCGCGCCGAGGATGATGCCGATGGCACCGGAGACCAGCACCGCGAGGACGCCGATGGTCAGCGAGACCTGGCCGCCGTGCAGCACGCGGGAGAGCAGGTCGCGGCCCAGCTGGTCGGTGCCGAACAGGTGCCCGTCCGTGAACGGCGGCAGGCGCCGGGCGGAGAGGTCCTGGAAGTTCGCGTCCGGCAGCGGGAGCACCTGGGCCAGGATGATGGGGATGATCACCAGCAGGGTGCAGATGGTGCCCACGATGAGCTTCCACTTGGCGGCATTACGGCGGCGGGTGGCGCCCGCCTTGGCAATGTCCGCTTTGGTGACGGCGCTGGGGCTAGGCTGCCGGGCAGGCAGCCCTGCGGGGATTCCGGAGGAACCGGCCGTTGCGGTGTCGCTGAGGCTCATGCTGATGCCGCCTTTCCAAGACGAACGCGGGGATCGAGTAGCGGGTAGGCGAGGTCGATGAGCAGCTGGACGCCCACCGCCAGCAGCGCGGTGAGGAGGACCGTGGCCTGGATGAGGGGGTAGTCGCGGGTTTCCAGTGCCCGCACAATCAGGGAGCCGACGCCGGGCCAGGCGAACACCACCTCCACCACCACCACACCGTTGAGCATGGCGGCGAACCGGGTGCCGAGGGCCGTGAACACGGGGATGGCGGAGTTGCCCATGGCGTAGCGCCACGTGAGGATCGAGTTCCGGACGCCGCGGGAGCGGGCGACTGTGAGGTACGGTGCGGCGAAGTTGGCGGTCATTTCCCGCCGGACCATCCGGGAGATCAGGGCGATCTGCAGGATGGCGATGGTGATGGTGGGAAGGACCAGCCCGCCCCAGGTTGCGAAGCCGGAGGCCGGGAAGATCGGGATGAGGACGGCGAAGCCGGTGAGGAGCATGATGCCGGTCCAGAAGTCGGGCATGGACTGTCCCGCGATGGTCAGGACGTTGACGCCGAGTTCCTTGCCGGTGTCAGGTCGGCGGGACATCCAGACGCCCAGCGGTATGGCGACGACGGCGGTGAGCAGGATCGACGCCGTCGCCAGGGTCAGCGTGTACGGCATCCTTTCCGCCACCACCTGCAGGGCGGGGGCCTGGAACGAGTAGGACTGGCCAAGGTTGCCGCTGAGCAGCTGCTGCAGGAAGATCCAGTACTGCTCGATCAGGGGCTTGTTCAGGCCGAACTGCTCGCGGACTTTGTCCAGCTGTTCCGTGGTGGCCAGCGGCCCGGCGTAGGACACGGCGGGATCGCCCGGGGCCAGGCGGATCAGGATGAACACAGTGGACACCGTGAGGAACACGGTGAGCAGCCCCTGTCCCACGCGCTTCAGGATGTAGTTCGTCATGGCTTAGGCCTCCAGCCGTGCATCAACGAGCGGGTAGGAGTTGGTGGGTGCCAGGTTGATGCCGGACACGCGGTCCCGTTGGGCGAGGACCGACTTGGGCACGAACGCCCAGGCGCAGGGCCAGGTGTCCCAAATGGCCTGTTGCGCAGTTGCGAGCAGTTCCTGCCGGCGGGTGGCATCCACCTCGGAGGACGCCGCCTGGATTTTGGCCTGCACGTCGGGGAAGACGTAACCCTGGTAGGTGTCGCGGGTGGCTTCCTTCTCGGGGGTGCCCGCGTACATGCCCTGCATCATGGTGATGGCCAGGCCGGTGGGGCTGCTGAAGCCGTTGCCCAGCAGGTCCCAGTCGCCCTGCTTGCCCTGGCGCCAGGCGAGGATGTTGCCGCCGGGTTCGAACTGCTGCAGCTCGGTCTTCACACCGATGGCGCCGAACATTTCCACCAGGGCCTCCATGACAGAGGTGTCGGACGCGAACTCGCCGGTTTCCCAGATGATCTTCAGGGTGAGGTCCTTGACCCCGAGCTCGGCGAGCCGGGCCTTGGCCTTCTCTGGATCGTAGGTGTAGGTGCCGGTCTTGTGGTAACCGGTGAGGCTGGACGGCGTGACGCCCTCCGCCTGGCTGACGGAATCCACCAGCACGTCCTTCACCAGCGACTCGCCGTCAATGGCCCAGCTGAGGGCTTCGCGGACCCGGACGTCGGCCAGCGGGTGCCCCGCCGGCTTGCGGAAGTTGTAGAAGATCTGGTTCAGGCGGAGGCTGGACGCTTCCTTCAGCTGGACACCGGGAAGCCCGGCGAGCTGTTCACGGGAGTCGGGCGTGATGGAGTCGATGATGTCCACCTCGCCGCTGCGCAGCGCGATGACGCGGCTGGATTCCTCGGGGAGGAACCGGACTTCCACGTTCTCCACCTCGGGCTTCGGGCCCCAGTAGTTCTCGTTGCGCTTGAGGCTGTAGGTGCCGGCGCCGCGGTTGAATTTGGTGACCACGTACGGGCCGGTGCCCACGCCTTCCTGCAGTTCCTCCGGCTTGTTCTGCGCGGCCGGGGTAATCAGGATCATGCTCATCAGCGAATCCAGGATGGGGACGGGCTTCTGGGACACCATCTTGAAGGTGCGGTCATCCACCGGCACCACCTCGGGGAATTCGGGGAAGAAGCCGGCCACGAAGGACCCCTGCACCTGCTTGTACATCTTCAGCGCGGTGGCCACGTCCTCGATCTTGACCGGGCGGCCGTCCGAGTAGCGGATGCCTTCGCGGAGCGTGACGGTCCATTCGGTGGGGCCGGTCATCTCGAAGCGCTCGGCCAGGACCAGGACGGGCTTGGTTTCGGGGCCGATGGCGGTAAGGCCCTGGCGGACCGAGCGCTGGACAGTGACGGCTGCGTCGAACTGGTTCAGCTTGTTGTCCAGGCTGACCAAGGACCGGTTGAGGGCCAGGGTCAGGGTGCTGGGTCCCGGCAGGCCGGTGGGGCCGGCACAGCCGGCGAGGCTGCCGGTACCCAGCAGAAATCCGGCCGCGGCACCGAACTGCAGCAGGCGGCGGCGGGATATCTCACTTCCTTGAGGAAGAACGGTCATCGTTGACCTCTCGGTTAATCGGGACGGCTGCCGGCCGATTGGCTGCGCCGATGTTGTGTGCATCACTTTGCCACCCATGCGCAAATTGCGCAACCCATCTAGCGTGATTCGCGCAACCGTGACATGATGTGGAGGAAGCATCCCGCTCTTCCGCGGGGTCCGGCCGACTACCGCGTGGAGAGGAGCATCGTGGCTTCCGTATTTGTGCAGGCCGACGATTTCTCAGGCGCCGCAGAGGTCGGCTGCTGCTTTGTGCAGCACGGGCTGAGTGCGCAGGTTCTGCTTGGAACGCACGACGGCGCCTCCTCCTCCCCGGGGCCGGTTGCCGACGTGGTGGTCGCCGATACGCATTCACGCGGCCTGGCTGATTCCGTCGCCGAAGCGCTGGTGGTGGAGGCATTCTCCGGTCCCGCCGCTGCAGGCGCACAGGTGTCCTTTAAAAAGATCGACTCCCTGTGGCGCGGCAACGTCCGCGCAGAGGTCAGTGCGCTGATTCGCCTTGGATACCATGCGGTAGTTGCGGGGGCTCTCCCCCAGCTGAAGCGTTCGGTCCGCGACGGCAAGCCGTTCGCTGCCGGGGCTCATCTGGCGCAGACGGAGTTGTGGCAGGCGGAACTTTCAGCCCCGCCTGCTGATATTCCGTCCCTCCTCCGCCCCGAGGATCCGGCCTCGGTACAGACCTTGGCCTTGGCCGAGGTTCGGTCCGTAAAGCTTGCCGCGAAACTGGCCGCACTGCTGCAGTCCGGACAGCCCGCGCTGGTAGTGGCCGACGGCGAAACTGTCCAGGACCTGGAAAGTGTTGTGGACGCCCTTTTGGAGCTGGGCTTCACCGCCGGAGACCGCCGCATTGTGCTGGTGGGTACCGGTGGAACGGCGGACGTCCTTGCGCAGCGGCTCGCTGCGCACGGTGCGCGAAACGCGCAATCTATGGAACAAACTCTCGCAACCAGTGCGGACCCGCACCAGGGAACCAAACCGGTGCTCGCCGTCGTCGGCTCCGCTTCGGGAACCGCTCAGGCGCAGCTGGTCCAGCTGGAGGCGCGCGGCTTCGAAGTAATAAGGCTGCACCCGCAGCACGCCGGTGCCGCCGGTGCGTACGGGCCGCAACTGCAGGAGACCAGGCTGGCTTTGGCGGCAGGCACCAACGTGGCCGTCACCGTGGCCGAAGGAAAAGTGGACGCGGCACGGGCGCTCAGCATCGTCCAGTCGCTGTCCTCCTTCGCAGCCCAGGCCGCGGAGGGACTGGAAGCGGACCTCATCCTCACCGGGGGTGAGACGGCCCGGGAAGTCCTGGACGCCGTCGGCCTCCACACGCTGGTGCCGCTCGCGGCAGTGCAGCACGGGGCGGTACTCAGCCGCGCCGACACCGGAACGCTGGTGGGCACCAAGCCCGGCAGCTTCGGCGATGACCTCGCCCTCGTGCAGCTTTACGACGAAATCCGGGAGCGCCGCGGCCAGTCCGCGCAAGCACCCGCCAACACCCTTCCCGGCAAGACTTCCGAACGATCTGGAGCAGAAATGACAACCGCCGCAATCAGCAAGACCGAGCAGACCGCCCTTCCCATCGTGGCCGTCACCATGGGCGACGGTGCCGGAGTGGGGCCGGAGGTGGTGGTGGCAGCCGTGCTGGATCCGCAGAGCAACGCCGAGTGCCGGCCCGTGGTGATCGGCGACGCGCTGCGCCTGCGCCAGGCCGCGGACATCCTGGGGATCGAGGCGGACATCCAGAGCATCGAGAACGTGGAGGACGCCGTGTTCACGCCGGGCCGGGTGAACGTGGTGGACCTGGCGCTGCTGCCGGAGGACCTGCCGTGGGGCCGGCTCTCCCCGGTGGCCGGCCACGCCGCGTACGAGTACATCCGGGTGGCCAGCGAGCTGGCCATGGCCGGGAAAGTGCAGGCCATCTGCACGGCGCCGCTGAACAAGGAGGCGCTGCACTCGGCCGGGCACATCTTCCCCGGGCACACCGAGCTGCTGGCGCAGCTCACCGGCACGGAGGAAGTGTCCATGATGCTCTCCTCGCCCAAGATCCGGGTCATCCACGTGACCACGCACATCGGGCTCATGGATGCCATCCGCAAGATCAATCCGGACCTGGTGGAGCGCACCATCCGCCGCGGCCACGAGGCCCTGGTCCGCGCCGGCATCCCCAACCCGAAGATCGGGGTCTGCGCCATCAACCCGCACGCCGGCGAGGGCGGGCTGTTCGGGCAGGGCGAGGAAGCCGAGAAGATCGAGCCCGGTGTAAAGGCCGCACAGGCTGACGGGATCGACGTCACCGGACCGCTGCCGGCGGACACCCTGTTCTTCCTGGCCGGCCGCGGCGATTACGACCTGGTGGTGGCGATGTACCACGACCAGGGGCACGGCCCGGTGAAGGTGCTGGGCATCGAGGCCGGCGTCAACATCACGGTGGGCCTGCCGGTGATCCGGACCTCCGTGGACCACGGCACCGCCTTCGACATCGCCGGCAAGGCCATCGCCGATCCGCGCAGCATGGTGGAGGCGCTGCACCAGGCGGCCGAGATGGCCACCCGGCCCAGCGTGGCCGCGTAGTCGTTCACGCAGGGGGCCGGTTGAGAAGGCACAGGGCGATGCTGCGGGCAGTAGCCCCGGGCGGGAACTAGCATGGTTACCACTGCCACGGGAAGGAGACCGGGAATGCTGTCGGCACATGCCAGGCGCGAGGAGATCTACCACCTGGCGGTCACCACCGGTCTGGCGTCCGTGGAGGAGCTCTCCGCCCGGTTCGAGGTCACCGCCTCCACCATCCGCCGCGACCTTGCGCTGCTGAACGGGCAGGGCCGGCTGGCCCGGACCTACGGCGGCGCGATGGCCCTGGGCGCGCACCCCGAGGCGTCACTCCGGCAGCGCACCGGCGAAGCGTTCGAGCAGAAGCACGCCATCGCCCGCTGGGCGGCATCCGTGATCCGGCCCGGCGAGAACCTCCTGCTCGACGCCGGCTCCACCGTGGGTGCCTTGGCGCACGAGTTGCGCAATTTTGACCCGCTTTCCGTCACCACGCCGGGGATCAACACGCTGCAGGAGCTGGCCGATTCCGACGGCATCGAGGTCGACTGCCTGGGCGGCCGGCTGCGGAACCTGAGCCAGAGCTTCGTCGGGCCGCTGGCCGAGGCGTCCCTGGAGCGGATGAGCTTTGACCGGGTGTTCCTGGGCGCCGACGCCGTCACCGCCGAGGACGGCATCTGCGAGGCCGACCACGCCCAGACCCGGCTCAAGGAGCTCATGGCCAGGCGCGGGAATGCTGTGTATGTACTGGCGGATTCGTCCAAGCTCGGGCTGCGGCCGTTCCACGCGTGGGCGCGCCTGGCGCTGCCCTGGACGCTGGTGACGGACGACGGCGCCGACCCGGAGCAGGTGCAGAAGTTCCGGGACGCGGGGGTTGAGGTCGCGGTGGCAGTTGTTGTAGGGGGGGCTGCTGCTTCCTAGCGCGCCGTTTGGAACTGGCCTGAAGAGTTAGCGTCCTCATGAGCAGGCTGGGCTTGCTCAGCGTCTGCCGGAAGATCGATTAGGGGTGAATCTAGGCTCATACCCAGGCGCCGTTCGCTTTTGCGCCGCTTAAGGCGCATCCTGATCAGGAGGACAGCCGTGAATTGAAGCCTAAGTCGGTTTCCGTCACGTGTGGTTCTCGCGCAGTACCCAGGCCCCCTGGACACCTAAACACCGGTCCGGGCTCCGTTGGAGCCGTCAAGCAGCCGGCGGTTTCTTCAGCGGCAATCCTGCGCCGTCGCCTGCACCGTCAGGCCGGCAAAGACTTTCCCACCCCTAGGCGTGCTCGCACAGCCGGACCGTGTCCGATTCATGC from Arthrobacter sp. B3I9 encodes:
- a CDS encoding DeoR/GlpR family DNA-binding transcription regulator; translation: MLSAHARREEIYHLAVTTGLASVEELSARFEVTASTIRRDLALLNGQGRLARTYGGAMALGAHPEASLRQRTGEAFEQKHAIARWAASVIRPGENLLLDAGSTVGALAHELRNFDPLSVTTPGINTLQELADSDGIEVDCLGGRLRNLSQSFVGPLAEASLERMSFDRVFLGADAVTAEDGICEADHAQTRLKELMARRGNAVYVLADSSKLGLRPFHAWARLALPWTLVTDDGADPEQVQKFRDAGVEVAVAVVVGGAAAS